One Kitasatospora sp. MAP12-44 DNA segment encodes these proteins:
- a CDS encoding RDD family protein, whose product MSTYDPSDPEPEGGGKPPSDKQPPFDTPPPSAEPFGGGPPYGVRPGGPYDGSPGYGPSGRGAPTNGAVPGMPPLGRWFNRIVARLIDYVLIQIVALLLILPFTGFGNRNGWTGSVWLFYALYLVYEGVMLSRDGQTLGKKVMNVRVAMLIDGSEPVGSAGWTRAVVYTLPAVLCCGLWWVADGMFGVFDKPYQQCVHDKAAKTVVVSTV is encoded by the coding sequence ATGAGCACCTATGACCCCTCGGATCCCGAGCCGGAGGGGGGCGGCAAGCCCCCCTCCGACAAGCAGCCGCCGTTCGACACGCCGCCCCCGTCCGCTGAGCCGTTCGGCGGCGGCCCGCCCTACGGCGTGCGGCCCGGGGGCCCGTACGACGGCAGCCCCGGATACGGCCCGTCCGGCCGCGGCGCGCCGACCAACGGCGCCGTGCCTGGGATGCCGCCGCTCGGCAGGTGGTTCAACCGGATCGTGGCCCGGCTGATCGACTACGTGCTCATCCAGATCGTCGCCCTGCTGCTGATCCTGCCGTTCACCGGTTTCGGCAACCGGAACGGTTGGACCGGTAGCGTCTGGCTCTTCTACGCCCTCTATCTGGTCTACGAGGGCGTGATGCTCTCCCGGGACGGCCAGACCCTGGGCAAGAAGGTGATGAACGTCCGGGTCGCCATGCTGATCGACGGGAGCGAGCCGGTCGGCTCGGCCGGCTGGACGCGGGCCGTGGTGTACACGCTGCCCGCGGTGCTGTGCTGCGGCCTGTGGTGGGTGGCAGACGGCATGTTCGGAGTCTTCGACAAGCCGTACCAGCAGTGCGTCCACGACAAGGCGGCGAAGACCGTGGTGGTGTCCACGGTGTGA
- a CDS encoding WXG100 family type VII secretion target: MSSDITDFNSYSHSALRTMAQALNPGDVMSASDPWRRAAATLKQIRTALDTASGDATDAWEGTTSNAFYEKMTKLANSVNNTAAYANDAASTLAMMSDAIAQAKREMPEEPGFLAQVANAISDTAQSAVGIDDDSTEIPLADRRKAEAVAVMQTLANKYRASTQVLKPPPMTSPEEVDAVPPPDTTSSAAVGALVMGAGLGAIGGYSFPAQGGYGPESRALGSDAQHSPAVVTRSDAITDPGISGGIAQAAPRPPRPVGVGVRPAPGTTLDGAIAPAAAPRPTWAATSVGAGAAATGTGDGVRFPAAVGLGLIPGEAAGVPARGVGSADFLGEPQGKGAGAVDEPRGRQKAFTEGGTGLGARGRAQDARSEGDPQRVGYLPGSTKDERKKNRRAGKRADYLVEDEQTWNPDQRVNPTVVE; the protein is encoded by the coding sequence ATGAGCTCCGACATCACCGACTTCAACAGCTACAGCCACAGCGCCCTGCGCACGATGGCCCAGGCCCTGAACCCCGGCGACGTGATGTCCGCCAGCGACCCCTGGCGCCGAGCAGCCGCCACCCTGAAGCAGATCCGCACCGCCCTCGACACCGCCTCCGGCGACGCGACGGACGCGTGGGAAGGCACCACCAGCAACGCCTTCTACGAGAAGATGACCAAGCTCGCCAACAGCGTCAACAACACCGCCGCCTACGCCAACGACGCCGCCAGCACCCTGGCCATGATGTCCGACGCCATCGCCCAGGCCAAGCGCGAGATGCCCGAGGAACCCGGCTTCCTCGCCCAAGTGGCCAACGCGATCTCGGACACCGCCCAGTCAGCGGTAGGCATCGACGACGACAGCACCGAGATCCCCCTCGCCGACCGAAGGAAGGCCGAGGCGGTGGCAGTGATGCAGACCCTGGCGAACAAGTACCGGGCCTCGACACAGGTCCTGAAGCCTCCACCGATGACATCCCCTGAGGAGGTCGATGCGGTTCCGCCGCCTGATACCACGAGCTCGGCCGCCGTCGGCGCGCTCGTCATGGGTGCGGGGCTCGGGGCCATCGGCGGCTACTCCTTTCCGGCGCAGGGCGGTTATGGCCCTGAGTCCCGGGCGCTGGGCTCGGATGCACAGCACTCACCGGCGGTGGTCACCCGCTCCGATGCCATCACCGATCCGGGGATCAGCGGTGGCATCGCCCAAGCGGCCCCTAGGCCGCCCAGACCTGTAGGTGTCGGTGTCAGGCCTGCCCCAGGGACGACGCTTGACGGGGCGATCGCTCCCGCGGCTGCACCGCGTCCGACCTGGGCTGCGACTTCAGTAGGAGCCGGAGCGGCAGCCACTGGGACGGGTGACGGTGTGCGGTTCCCGGCGGCCGTGGGACTGGGGCTGATCCCTGGTGAAGCGGCTGGAGTTCCTGCACGTGGCGTCGGATCGGCCGACTTCTTGGGCGAACCGCAGGGTAAGGGAGCAGGCGCTGTCGACGAACCCCGCGGCCGTCAGAAGGCGTTCACCGAAGGTGGTACTGGCTTGGGCGCCCGTGGACGCGCGCAGGACGCGCGGAGCGAAGGCGACCCGCAGCGCGTCGGGTACCTTCCTGGCAGCACGAAGGACGAACGAAAGAAGAACCGTCGCGCAGGAAAGCGGGCCGACTATCTCGTCGAGGACGAGCAGACCTGGAATCCCGATCAGCGAGTCAATCCGACCGTGGTGGAATGA
- a CDS encoding SsgA family sporulation/cell division regulator, producing the protein MDRRLSVVEHELELNLVLSPERSVPVPARLSYGSHDPYAVHITFHLDTGTPVTWVFSRELLVEGTFRPCGQGDVRVWPTRAGRRSVLCLALTSPAGDALLEAPLPAVAAWLERAHRLVPPGSELGVLDLDSSLAELLA; encoded by the coding sequence ATGGACCGCCGGCTGAGCGTGGTCGAGCACGAGCTCGAACTGAACCTGGTGCTCTCCCCCGAGCGCAGCGTGCCCGTCCCGGCCCGACTCTCGTACGGGAGTCACGACCCGTACGCCGTCCACATCACCTTCCACCTCGACACCGGGACCCCGGTGACCTGGGTGTTCTCACGGGAACTGCTGGTCGAGGGAACGTTCCGCCCGTGCGGGCAGGGCGACGTGCGGGTCTGGCCGACCCGGGCCGGCCGGCGCAGCGTGCTGTGCCTCGCGCTGACCTCGCCGGCCGGTGACGCACTGCTGGAGGCGCCGCTGCCGGCGGTCGCCGCATGGCTGGAGCGGGCGCACCGGCTGGTGCCCCCGGGCAGCGAGCTGGGTGTGCTGGACCTCGACAGCTCGCTCGCCGAGCTGCTGGCGTGA
- a CDS encoding endonuclease V: protein MADHDRRPLISPIEPADWPRTEEQAVAEQLRLRALVEPYGSLSLGNPGESGESGESGATDQALLVAGVDVAYDDERDVVAAAAVLLDLRTLEVVEEATAVGRIAFPYVPGLLAFRELPAVIDALAALERLPDLVVCDGYGVAHPRRLGLASHLGVLTGLRTLGVAKTPFTFSHQLPGAARGEWSPLVDEATGEEVGRALRTRPGVKPVFVSVGHRIGLPEAVECVLALTPAYRLPETTRRADSLCRRALGASVGRSDGA from the coding sequence ATGGCCGACCATGACCGCCGTCCGTTGATCAGCCCGATCGAGCCGGCCGACTGGCCGCGCACCGAGGAGCAGGCCGTCGCCGAGCAACTGAGGCTGCGTGCGCTGGTCGAGCCGTACGGGTCGCTGTCGCTGGGCAATCCGGGTGAATCAGGTGAATCGGGTGAATCGGGGGCGACTGATCAGGCTCTGCTGGTGGCCGGCGTGGACGTGGCGTACGACGACGAGCGTGACGTCGTCGCGGCGGCGGCCGTACTGCTCGACCTGCGCACGCTGGAGGTGGTCGAGGAGGCCACCGCCGTCGGCCGGATCGCCTTCCCGTACGTCCCCGGCCTGCTGGCCTTCCGCGAACTCCCCGCCGTGATCGACGCGTTGGCCGCCCTGGAGCGTCTCCCCGACCTGGTGGTCTGCGACGGCTACGGCGTGGCGCACCCGAGGCGGCTCGGCCTGGCCAGCCACCTCGGCGTGCTGACCGGTCTGCGGACGCTGGGTGTGGCCAAGACCCCGTTCACCTTCAGCCACCAACTCCCGGGCGCGGCAAGGGGTGAGTGGTCACCGCTGGTGGACGAGGCGACCGGCGAGGAGGTGGGCCGGGCCCTGCGCACCCGCCCCGGGGTGAAGCCGGTGTTCGTCTCGGTCGGTCACCGGATCGGGCTCCCCGAGGCGGTCGAGTGCGTCCTGGCTCTCACCCCCGCCTACCGGCTGCCGGAGACCACGCGTCGCGCGGATTCGTTGTGCCGCCGGGCACTTGGGGCATCAGTGGGGCGTTCTGACGGGGCATGA
- a CDS encoding RDD family protein produces MHRKRSSAVERRTPARPVPARAAGLGRRAAAQLLDSVVLVAVGAATVLPFLADTEGRIQARVAQARAASLLTGHEVQVWLLDGVVVGRLVLLLGVLLIAGFLGEVLPTARTGRTLGKRLLGLRVVAADARRPPALGRSLLRWLVRQLSMLTIVGLFALLFSALSDRQARRGWHDRAAGTKVVEGRLDKTG; encoded by the coding sequence GTGCATCGCAAGCGCTCGTCCGCCGTCGAACGGCGCACCCCCGCGCGGCCCGTCCCCGCGCGGGCGGCGGGGCTCGGACGGCGGGCGGCCGCGCAGCTGCTGGACAGCGTGGTGCTCGTCGCCGTCGGTGCGGCGACCGTGCTCCCGTTCCTCGCCGACACCGAGGGACGCATCCAGGCCAGGGTGGCCCAGGCGCGTGCCGCCAGCCTGCTGACCGGGCATGAGGTGCAGGTGTGGCTGCTCGACGGCGTGGTGGTCGGACGGCTCGTGCTGCTGCTGGGCGTCCTGCTGATCGCGGGCTTCCTCGGCGAGGTGCTCCCGACCGCCCGCACCGGCCGGACGCTGGGCAAGCGGCTGCTCGGCCTGCGAGTCGTCGCAGCGGACGCCCGCCGACCGCCGGCACTGGGGCGTTCGCTGCTCCGATGGCTGGTCAGGCAGCTGTCGATGCTGACGATCGTCGGCCTGTTCGCCCTACTGTTCAGCGCGTTGTCCGACCGTCAGGCGCGGCGAGGCTGGCACGACCGGGCCGCCGGTACCAAGGTGGTCGAGGGGCGCCTGGACAAAACGGGCTAA
- a CDS encoding glycosyltransferase 87 family protein: protein MTEPLRAVREAPQRPLRMALLVAAVSLLGYAVVRHFIGTSMVDMMVYRAEGAAVANGRDLYALRVTQWNLPATYPPFAAMLFVPTTWFAVSFLRVAITIGNVALLGLTALLAFRLVGWPRREVRPVGVVLVAGLGVWLEPVFTTLRYGQINLILVCLVLWDLTRSDGHRWKGVGIGIAAGMKLTPGLFAVYLLITGRVRAAFVAGFTFLVTFAIGGAVLPSATYGFWTKYLYDSSRVGKTYIVDNQSLRGVAARFLHLADPGTAATLLAALVAVGGLATAAWAYRSARWLPRAEAWGVCCAAITAVLISPISWTHHWVWCVPVLVLLAAEAAHERSRPAAVRRARWRVIFGATALAFCSFSMWLVPHKGLTNLQMGLLKQIPAGMYPLVGICFIVLTALRVRARRLAAGEPLGRLPRQSERVEAQRTPAAR from the coding sequence GCGCTGCTGGTGGCAGCGGTGTCGCTGCTCGGCTACGCCGTCGTCCGGCACTTCATCGGCACCTCGATGGTCGACATGATGGTGTACCGGGCCGAGGGCGCCGCCGTCGCCAACGGGCGCGACCTGTACGCGCTGCGGGTCACCCAGTGGAACCTCCCCGCCACCTACCCGCCCTTCGCCGCGATGCTCTTCGTGCCGACCACCTGGTTCGCCGTGAGCTTCCTGCGGGTGGCGATCACGATCGGCAATGTCGCGCTGCTGGGGCTGACCGCGCTGCTGGCGTTCCGGCTGGTCGGCTGGCCGCGCCGGGAGGTCCGTCCGGTCGGGGTGGTGCTGGTCGCCGGGCTCGGCGTCTGGCTGGAGCCGGTGTTCACGACGCTGCGGTACGGCCAGATCAACCTGATCCTGGTCTGCCTGGTGCTCTGGGACCTGACCCGCTCCGACGGCCACCGCTGGAAGGGCGTCGGGATCGGCATCGCGGCCGGGATGAAGCTCACGCCGGGCCTCTTCGCGGTCTACCTGCTGATCACCGGCCGGGTCCGGGCCGCCTTCGTGGCCGGCTTCACCTTCCTCGTCACCTTCGCCATCGGCGGCGCGGTGCTGCCCAGCGCCACGTACGGGTTCTGGACCAAGTACCTCTACGACTCCTCGCGGGTCGGCAAGACCTACATCGTCGACAACCAGTCGCTGCGCGGGGTCGCCGCCCGCTTCCTGCACCTAGCGGACCCGGGGACGGCCGCCACGCTGCTGGCCGCGCTCGTCGCGGTGGGCGGGCTGGCCACCGCCGCCTGGGCCTACCGCAGCGCGCGCTGGCTGCCGCGGGCGGAGGCGTGGGGCGTCTGCTGCGCGGCGATCACCGCGGTGCTGATCTCGCCGATCAGCTGGACCCACCACTGGGTGTGGTGCGTGCCGGTGCTCGTGCTGCTGGCGGCGGAGGCCGCGCACGAGCGCTCGCGGCCGGCCGCGGTGCGGCGGGCGCGCTGGCGGGTGATCTTCGGTGCGACGGCGCTGGCGTTCTGCTCCTTCTCGATGTGGCTGGTGCCGCACAAGGGCCTGACCAACCTGCAGATGGGGCTGCTCAAGCAGATCCCGGCGGGCATGTACCCGCTGGTCGGGATCTGCTTCATCGTGCTCACCGCGCTGCGGGTCCGGGCGCGGCGGCTGGCCGCGGGCGAGCCGCTGGGACGCCTGCCGCGCCAGAGCGAGCGGGTGGAGGCTCAGCGCACCCCCGCGGCGCGCTGA